A single region of the Thermococcus paralvinellae genome encodes:
- a CDS encoding RsmB/NOP family class I SAM-dependent RNA methyltransferase, producing MYLEAFPEELQEYYRKLFGEEAEIIMQKLREPVEKYYIRVNTLKISRDKLIEELRRDGLKPKRSPYLEEAIYFEREGPNFSDDYNPNLPIVVANKYASESVYQGAMLYAPGVLKADKSIKEGDEVQIRDPKGLLVGIGIAKMNAKEMIKATRGVAVEVTLPKFKLPSLSELKSFEKGYFYPQSLPSMITARILEPNEDDLIIDMAAAPGGKTTHLSQLMQNRGEIIAIDKSKNRLKKMEETLKRLGVKNVKLVHMDSRNLPELGLKADKILLDAPCTALGVRPKLWETRTPKDIMATARYQRHFINAAIKSLRKNGILVYSTCTLSYEENEGNVKYMLKKGLKLEKQSIFIGSPGIGIKEVQRFYPHKHLTQGFFIAKLRKVRE from the coding sequence ATGTATCTTGAGGCATTTCCAGAAGAACTCCAAGAGTATTACAGAAAGCTCTTTGGAGAAGAAGCTGAGATAATAATGCAGAAGCTCAGAGAACCCGTTGAAAAATATTACATAAGGGTTAATACGCTTAAGATCAGCAGAGATAAATTGATTGAAGAACTTCGGAGGGATGGACTTAAACCCAAGAGAAGTCCTTATCTTGAAGAGGCCATTTATTTTGAGAGAGAAGGTCCAAATTTTTCTGATGATTACAACCCAAATCTCCCAATTGTTGTTGCAAACAAGTATGCCTCTGAAAGTGTGTATCAAGGTGCTATGCTCTATGCTCCTGGCGTTCTCAAAGCAGATAAGAGTATTAAAGAAGGTGACGAAGTCCAGATAAGAGATCCAAAGGGCCTTTTGGTTGGAATTGGGATAGCAAAGATGAACGCAAAGGAGATGATAAAAGCTACCAGAGGGGTTGCTGTTGAAGTAACTTTGCCCAAGTTCAAGCTTCCAAGCTTGAGTGAGCTTAAAAGCTTTGAGAAAGGTTATTTCTATCCTCAAAGCTTGCCATCCATGATAACAGCTAGGATTCTTGAACCTAATGAAGATGATTTAATCATCGACATGGCAGCTGCTCCGGGCGGTAAAACCACTCATTTATCTCAGCTTATGCAGAACAGGGGAGAAATCATTGCAATTGATAAATCCAAAAATAGGCTTAAGAAAATGGAGGAAACCTTAAAGCGGTTGGGGGTTAAGAATGTTAAATTAGTTCACATGGACTCGAGGAATTTGCCGGAGCTTGGCTTAAAAGCTGACAAGATTTTGCTAGATGCTCCGTGCACAGCTTTAGGGGTTAGACCCAAGCTCTGGGAAACTAGAACGCCAAAAGATATAATGGCAACAGCTCGCTATCAGAGGCACTTTATAAATGCTGCAATAAAGAGCTTAAGGAAAAATGGGATTTTAGTATATTCAACATGCACTCTTAGCTATGAGGAGAACGAGGGGAACGTTAAATATATGCTCAAAAAGGGATTGAAGCTTGAAAAGCAATCAATCTTTATAGGCTCTCCAGGAATAGGTATCAAGGAGGTACAGCGCTTTTATCCTCACAAACATTTGACGCAAGGGTTTTTCATAGCAAAGCTGAGGAAGGTGAGAGAATGA
- a CDS encoding DUF3201 domain-containing protein translates to MNLLDVHNLLNFIWGETLRINEELARKLKPLGFKVEPVEEVFNAYIYLDGEWREMLYPHPAFEIKPGGEVGATLQGFYFVFGILKEKITEEFVEEFIQKFKKSYIYGSENFLEDFYNYQHPKEPDRVFEEIKGSEEELINFEVGELTVKELERYLFDFIELVKKYRLFDL, encoded by the coding sequence ATGAATTTACTTGATGTTCACAACTTACTCAACTTTATCTGGGGTGAGACTCTCAGAATTAATGAAGAGCTTGCGAGAAAGCTCAAGCCTCTCGGGTTTAAAGTTGAGCCGGTTGAGGAAGTTTTCAACGCTTACATTTACCTCGATGGGGAATGGAGAGAGATGCTATATCCTCATCCCGCATTTGAGATAAAGCCTGGAGGGGAAGTTGGGGCCACTCTGCAGGGATTTTACTTTGTGTTTGGCATTCTTAAAGAGAAGATAACCGAGGAGTTTGTGGAAGAATTTATCCAAAAATTCAAAAAATCCTACATCTATGGAAGCGAGAATTTCCTTGAAGATTTTTACAACTATCAACATCCGAAAGAGCCAGATAGAGTGTTTGAGGAAATAAAAGGGAGTGAAGAAGAGCTTATAAACTTCGAAGTTGGTGAGCTGACCGTTAAAGAACTAGAAAGGTATCTCTTTGATTTTATTGAGCTTGTCAAAAAATACCGTCTCTTTGATCTTTAA
- a CDS encoding LEA type 2 family protein has product MRIVKIVLAVLLILIVWLGYLGYAAMNLKPKITAEWGHIDDKTTEIWLHIYLGGSLPISVSVNDVTIEWAGVKIGRIENMKLGFMQDRVDGVLVLDNYKAIEALKNHIKNGEKSYAKISVQASIFGIRVFKREFTQEVETNILSYFNIKTESSGDLVKTPAIEGISSRWGPITDDYITVYSDVKLYNPNNFPIPVSGIQFNININENQVASGELIENTVIPANGYGIVKVKTLIDTAVLPKVWAEHIKRGEESDLGITMYLKANILNKELKIKVADVHEKIKTDIIDQLNSMLKLKS; this is encoded by the coding sequence GTATTACTTATTTTGATAGTGTGGCTTGGATATTTAGGGTATGCTGCCATGAACTTAAAACCAAAAATAACTGCTGAATGGGGTCATATTGACGACAAAACAACTGAGATATGGTTGCACATTTATTTGGGCGGAAGTCTCCCAATTTCAGTTAGTGTTAATGACGTGACAATTGAGTGGGCTGGAGTTAAAATTGGAAGAATTGAAAACATGAAGCTTGGCTTTATGCAGGATAGAGTCGATGGTGTTTTAGTTCTTGACAACTACAAAGCAATTGAAGCTTTGAAAAATCACATAAAGAATGGAGAGAAAAGCTATGCAAAGATAAGTGTTCAAGCATCAATCTTTGGAATACGAGTGTTCAAGAGAGAGTTTACTCAAGAAGTTGAGACAAATATTTTGTCTTATTTTAACATAAAAACAGAGAGTAGTGGAGATTTAGTTAAAACGCCTGCAATTGAGGGGATTTCCTCAAGATGGGGACCAATAACCGATGATTACATTACAGTATATAGTGATGTCAAGCTATACAATCCAAACAATTTCCCAATTCCAGTGTCTGGAATACAGTTTAATATTAACATAAATGAAAATCAAGTTGCCTCTGGAGAACTCATTGAGAATACAGTAATTCCAGCAAATGGCTATGGAATTGTAAAAGTTAAAACTCTCATTGACACTGCAGTTCTGCCAAAGGTTTGGGCTGAGCATATAAAACGTGGAGAGGAGAGTGATTTGGGAATTACGATGTACTTGAAAGCTAACATACTTAACAAAGAGCTTAAGATTAAAGTAGCAGATGTCCATGAGAAAATTAAGACAGATATCATTGATCAACTCAATTCAATGCTTAAACTTAAAAGCTAA